The Primulina eburnea isolate SZY01 chromosome 12, ASM2296580v1, whole genome shotgun sequence genome includes the window CATCTAGGAAGGTATATTTtgaatatatgatatatgatactGGATTACTTGCTAAAAAGTTGCCATGAGTTTCTAGTAACTCTTTTCCAACTTAAAACACTTTTTGTTTTTACTTCTTCATATATTTTCGTTATATCTACTCTTGTTTCAAGATGTATTTATGATACATATTATGTTTACTTTCTTGCTTTGGATCAGCTTAACGAACTTCACAAACGGCATTCGGATGAAGAAAATACACTTAAGCAAGTAAGTTTAAAAGAGGAGGAATTAACAAAGTTAGCCAGACAGGAGAAAGAGAGATATGAAGCTGCCAAAAGAGAAGCTGATTACGCGAATGAACGTGCTGAAAGAGAAGCTGCAGAAAGAAAATTGGCAGAGGTTAGAGCATCTCGTGAAGCTAGAGAGAAGGAAAACCTCGAAAATGCCTTGATGGGATCTTTCTATCAGTACCGAAAATTTACTTGGGAAGAAATCATATCCGCGACTTCAACATTTTCTGAAAATCTTAAACTTGGAAATGGAGCATATGGAACCGTGTATAAAGGCATTTTTCATCACATCACCGCGGCTGTGAAAATTCTCCATGCCAAGGAAGCTAGTAGAACTAAACAATTTCTGCGGGAGGTATATATATGCCTTTCCCTAGAATGAATTATGAGAAATCAAACAATATTTTCTGGAATCAGATTTCTTGCTACTAATATGGTATATCTTCCGTATGATTTTACTATTTGGAGAGATTTATGAGCTCGATCTTTCACCCGTATGTCCAATAAAGTCTGAAACAATTAATTTCTGTATCTTGCTTCAATTAAGCTTTcttattatttcttggtttcTTGTTTGAAGTTGGAAATTTTAAGCCAAATTCGCCATCCACACTTGCTGATTCTTCTTGGTGCATGTCCTGATCATGCTTGCCTGGTGTATGAGTTCATGGAGAATGGTAACCTCGAGGATAGACTGCTCAAGAAAAACAACACGCCTCCACTTTTATGGTTTGACAGATACCGAATTGCCTGGGAGGTAGCCTCAGCTCTTGTATTCCTTCACAACTCGAAGCCAAATGCCATCATACATCGTGATTTAAAACCAGCAAACATCTTGCTTGACCATAACTACGTAAGTAAAATTGGAGATGTGGGCCTTTCGGAAATTGTTAATGAAGATTCTTTTTCAATGTCAATGAATTACAAGGACACGACTCTAGTGGGCACACTTGGCTATTTTGATCCTGAGTACCAAAGAACCGGACAAGTATCCCCGAAGTCTGATGTCTATGCTTTAGGAATTGTTATTCTGCAATTGCTGACGGCAAAACCAGCCAAAGGACTGGCTCATATTGTAGAAGTTGCAATGGAGAAAGATCGTTTTATTGAGGTATTGGATCAAGTGGCTGGTGCATGGCCCATCGAAGAAACAGAACATTTGGCTCGAATGGCGTTAAAGTGCACCGAACTTAAGGGAAGTGACAGGCCCGATTTACACGACCAAGTTTTACCAGCTTTGGAGAAACTTAAAGAAGTCGTGGAAAGAGCACGAGAATTGGCATTACCTTGTGGGCCACCGCCGCCTAACCATTTCATATGTCCTATTCTCAAGGTTTCCCTAATGTCTCTCAATTATATGAAGATCATTTTACTTTTGTTGCAACTGCCCATGTCGCCAGAATTATCTGTATTTATCGAAGCTATTTGTTTTGTTTGGAGGATTGATTATCTGTGTTGTCTTATTTGGCTTTCTACGCGGCACCAAAATCTAACTGTGGTGTTTGCGccgttgtgcggtttaaaagccACTGTCATCACATATAATAGTTTGTATAGTGGCAGATAATCAATCTTGCACATGTGCGCCAACGAAATGGTCGAATCTCTCATTCAAGGAACTCTCTTCCTGTCATATCTTGTTCACATATGAATAACTTGTACATTTTTTGTTTCAGGAGATTATGACCGACCCTTGTGTTGCTGCGGACGGATATACTTATGAACGAATCGCGATAGAGGCGTGGCTCGAGAAGAAAAACATGTCTCCAAAAACCAACTTACCTTTCCCAAACAAAAGTCTCACACCAAATTACACCCTTCTATCAGCTATCATGGAATGGAAATCTGGCAAATAGTAAGAAAACTTCATCTGGTATCAATATCCCCATATGTTCTTAGTTAATTTTCTTAAAGGTGTTTATATTCTTAGTTGCTTCCAAATGTATAAAGCTTTGTTTGATGCTAGTGATAGGAAAAAAAAGTTAAAGAAAGAAGACTTGAATCTCATCAGAGCCTGTCTGGATAAGTGATTTGAATTTGTGAGGAGATTTCAATTCAAAGTATTTGAAATCTATTCAAATTTTAGATTCATGAACTTTGTTGGGATGGATCTACAtgaattttcaaataaattttgaataaactattttatttttctgtCTAATACTGATTCCAGCCAAATTTACTCCCACATTACCAGACAAGCATCTTTTGGTCGTGGCTTCTTCAGTTGATATTCTAGCGTGGAGACTAACAATACAGAAGCTGAATAATATTACAAACAAGTATAATAACTATCATGGATTCATGCAGTGACGGAGCAAGAAGATGGGCGGGCGCGACCGCCatctctcaaattttttaacTTCGTTGATAAGAggtttaaaattaattatatttttttcattttctctcATAATATTTGCTATTACAGCGATGACGAACTTGAAAATTCATCCACACTTTTCATTTAGTTTTTTGGTTTTAGAAGACAACAACAGTCTTCACTATTGACAAAATTAGATGGATTTTATCGTTGACATTTTGTTTTAATTActtgataaaataaaatctaaaaaaatattgtttaaattattttctttcatttgtttttccatataatttttaatcattaaatgaattaaataattaaatttcacTTACTCCAAAGTCGTCATCCCTTTGGTTGCCGGCAAATCGGTTCTGATTACTCCAAACAAGCAAATAGTCAAACCACCATAAAATGATTTTGATACTTCAACAAACAATAAATGCGATAAACACAAAAAGTCCTCATCGATAAATACTAACAATGAATGCAAGAAACACAAAAAAtcactttttttaaaattatttatttaaatatatgtgttgattagttttcgaaaaaaaaattataaatgtgtccatcaatttattttttattttattattactagtaatacgattaataaaataataataatagttggAATATGGAAAAAAGGGATTATTCGATCATGACTGCAGGGGTACATCCAAAGGTCGGAATTTTTTCTGGCCCATTTTTTTTTCCCATGAAGTAGAATCTCAACCATTCATATGGGGTGTGGACACTGCCCCCACCTAGGATCGAACGAACCGAAAAAAAGCAGATGCAACGAGATAGCAGACGCTGCCATGTTGGCAGCTGCACAATATTGCTTGGACGCTGTAATTTGCAGCGGGGCGAAAGCTGCAACATATATTATTGATGGTGCCGTTTAGTTTTAATTTTGCAAAACTACACCATCTAccttatttttgaatttttttttactttttaaaaaaactctCCAAGAAAATGGTCGAAATGACTTTCAAAAGACCTTGAAAAAGACAACAAACTCATGAATCCATAAAAATACATAAAGAAAGTGAGACGTTTATAGAGATAATATTGATTATAGATTGACTTTTTCATTTGGAATGATATTCGATCTTTTGAATTAATCGCCATTcgctatatttttattatttaaaaaatatatgaatgatatttgcATTTGAAAACCAGATTTTTTGATTAAGATGTAACGATTGAAGATACTACTCAATGAATCTACcgatttgtttgtttgtttgttttttttaatcgaAACTTCGTTATATTTTGTTGGTGTGTAGCCAATTTTGAGGTATGGAATTTGTTAGTAAAGTCATAATTGTATCATTGACTCATATTTTTGTAAGGGGAATTACAATTATTACATTAGTACATTGATTTTGCATTTTGTTTCGTTCAGATTATTATTTAGatcttttgaaaattttatttttattttagctTATTATATGCATGAATGGTGTGATATTACAATTTTTTTCATGATGTGAGAACCTATAATTGCTATTTTTCGGTGGCAATGAGTAAATTTTTTTGGACTAACAAAACAGTTTGCAAACCACGTTAGTCAAATAAATCACAATTAACAAATCTTGTGTGACAAGTTCGTCAGAATAAATATTAGTACgtatgtgattttttttttatgcaatAGGCAATAAAATTTAATCATAGCAACGACAACTGCTATTGCAAAATCTCTTAAGAGGCATTATAAAAATTCCTTATAAATTATGCTCATTGACATTTTCAATGTCCCTATAAATTAATATAGGAGAcactcataaacataaatatggAAGGCACGTTAAAATGACCTTGTAAATTATTACGAGtgacattttttaatgtcattataaattaatataggAGGATTTTGTAAGTGTCAATATAAATAAGAGTagttctcttgtgagacggtctgacggatctttatttgtgaaataTGTCAATCATgttgatatttacaataaaaaataatactttggtataaaaaataatattttaataattcatGCCCTAATTAATGTGAAGACAGATTACTAATATATATTagatagaaaataaaatttaaaaagtgaTGAATTAGTTAAATCGAGTTCAAGAGAATTGAGAGTTAAAAAATTTTGGTGACGTGTTATTTTCGTTTTCTCTAGCAAGTTCATGTATCCTATCATTCAAATTGCAAGGTTTGTTATTAAATCGATTCTTCATCtacttaattaatatttatctATTAATCAACTACCtaatcaaattaaattaataaacagagcgtaattttgacataaaataaaaatatataaataggtgacaaactaattaaaataataaaaaattgtgaattGAGGTCTTTACCCCGAAAACACACATGCTTAGATAATGATGACAACTTTCTCCACAGAGTTGGGACCCCGCGTGGAAAACCCGAAACCGGGACGGGGATCCTTGGCTTTTTCGGGTCTGGGGATTTTTAAAATCTTCGAAGTAGTTCGGGGCGGGCATGAGATTATTATTCTCATACCTGAACCCGACCCGAaagtaatatcaataataaaattataataatattattattaatattgatattaatattaatatcatcaCTAATAGTAATAGATGataataagttttggtttgagaaaatccTCGAACCCGTCCTCGTCttgtcatattaatatttttgaaatagaGATGGAGGTGGAAATGAGAAGTTGATCCCCATGGTTTTGGGTTCGGGGAATCCCCAAAAAAACAGGAATCGGGAGGGGTACGAGGGTGGAGATAGAATTCGAGGACGAGGATAGGGATGACAAACCCGTCCCATTACCCTCCCTATGATTGGAGGAAATTTTCGTGTCCCATCgctatttgtttttgtttttaaattttttggggtATGTACTCATATAAGTGAAAAAAAAAGtacgttttatttattttttcagtgAATAACTTTTAGATATGTATGATAATTGAATGTCATATTCGAGGGTCTCACATCTTGATAAGTAGACCCGATCATGGTTCATGGCAACCATGGAACGAAATCAGAAACGTCTCTCAAAAGCCAAAATCAAAACCATTTTTTCATTCTATTTCCGGATTTGATTCCGATTTCCACCTTCATTAACCAtcgaattttaaaattaaaatcgtTGGTTTTGGAACCATGGTCGAACCTCACGATAAAAgtaaaaaaagaaataattttGTCGAAGAACTTTTGCAAGTAGCCTGTCCCATCTCCGGTTTATTCATCCTACTCATGATGAGGCATTGTccccatgataggatggatgaccaagatttgtccatgcatatataaaatccacttttttttgaaattgtatgtatAGCAAGATCTGATCCGTTGAAATGAAGTAAGGGCCCCGTCTCCTTCGTTATCCTCCGACAAGTTCAATTCAATAATGCAACGAAACAGCAGTCTTTACGCGTACGTTTGTTTTCAATCTGACGTGCTTAGAGGTGAACCACCAAATCTTTTAATTATACATATTAATTAAGGTAAATTCGGACACAAAAACAAAGATTATTATTACCAAAAGTTCAAGATTTACGATATAAACATTTACCCACAAATTTACATTCAACATCTAAAGACTATAATCACATGGAATAAAAATTAAGAACATCAAAGAGAGTGAATATACTGAAAGCCACCAACGTTTGGATTCTTCAAAGATGACCCAACAATTCCACCTTCGAACTCCACCAAATCTACAAAAGTCTTGCGTACAATGTTGTATCTCACGATTTTCCCAGGAATCTGCAAAACCAAGAACGAATCCCCGTCTTGCTCACCTCTGACCACAGCCGAAACCTCGAAAACGAAGCCGCACCAGAACATAGGGTTGCCCCGACTCGAAGCCATAGCAGGATTAGCCACGACAACCACCGAAAGATCGACCTGGTACTTCACGAACCACTCGGAATAATCCCTTTTCAGCTCGTGAACAATGAGCTTCACTTGCGGACCACGCATGTCGATGAAATGCAAGTGATCGCAGGACTCTCCGAAGTAGTGATCTCTCTTGCAGTATCTGCTATATGTAAGAGGCAGCCTCGGCATTTTACTTAGTGCTTGACTGTGGACATTGAAGTACAATGATTCTGCATTTCCAACGGTATCTATCCAATTTATGGCATTGTTCCAATACACCCCTTTCTCGAAATTTGCCGAAGAAGTAAAGGGCTGGCTTTGCACATGCCAACAATTGGTCTCAGACGAGTAAACTATGATCTGGAAATGCGAATCCGGGTCCGGGTCTGTGCCCTGACGCGATTCAAATGACCAGACAGAGACAATTTTGTAGTGAAATGACTCAGCAGGATCATAAGCCAAGTTGATCCCACGAATTCTTTTCCAAATCCCATTTGTTTCATCTGGTTTTGGTAGGATTGAAAAGTACTTCTTGGTGGTGGGATTGTAAACAAAGTATTCAGGATCATTATTCAGTACAGTGATCTTGTTGCAACAAAGCATCAATCCATTGCAGGATTGCAAGATTCTGCTCCCAGAAGGCAGATGATCTTTGATAAATCAACAGACTTGTCGGAATTAAAAGGGACGAATTCATATTCATAGCGTTGATGATCTTCGCTGGAATTCGTGGAGGAAAGGGGCAAGAAGAGGCCAACTGCCGGGTTCGGATTGGGACTGCGAAGTTGACAGAATTTTGGATCACTGATTAGATAAAACCAGCGTTTGGAAACTAATTTGAAACGAAGTACTGATTTTGTGGGCAGGCGAAGCAAGATTTCAGTTAAGAGATCAGCGATGGAGGCTACGATTTCTGCAGATTTAGCCTGTGGAGAGCATTGGAATTGGATTTCCATGTTGTAGTTGTGTAGTTTCCCAACATTTTGCTTGTATATTTAAGCTAAGCTTGGTTGGAATTCAATTGCTTGGTTGGAATTCAATTGCCGTTGGGAGGATATTGTTAATTCGTTTGATTAATTAGAACTCTGGTTGCAACTTAGCATTCGACTTTCATTTTCtatgattttaaatttattcTTCAATCATTTTTACTACTACTAATTTTTCTAATATAATGACTAGTTTGATATTTTCGGGGAGCAATTATATTCAGAAACTTGTATTATTACTAAATGATAATAAACAAAatacatattaaataatatagaatgtgttgtgaaaaagtaaaaatttatggtaaaaagtaaaaatctcaaacactcaaaatttaccaaactacacactttataatatttttctctctactcaattgtgattttcttcacaaatgagagatctatttataggaaatctttacacataatccaaaaataaaatacatcattacctacatcatcacacactaattttcaatattcaacacctatttttcaacattcaacattcacattttcaacacaaatatttttcacattttaaataatatttcaacactcccccttgtgatgatgatcatgatacgatgatgtcttcattacgtgctttatactgcctcgttaaaaaccttacttggaaaaacccattgggataaaaaccatagtaatggaaaaagagtgcagtcacgtaaactccccctgatgttgacatgaacaattcttcacaaatttcgtagattgcgcatcccaatattatatatgtgctttctgaatattgacgtaggaagtgcctttgtgaagagatctgatgagttttcacttgattgaatgtgacgaacatcaatacatttattcttctcaagctccttggtgaatgcgaagaacttaggaagaatatgtttagttctgtcgctatttatgtatccttctttcatttgagcaacacatgcagcattatcttcatatagtatcacaggtttctcatcgaatgataatccgcatgagatttggatatgttgggtcattgattttaaccacacacattcatgacttgcttcatgtagtgcaataatctcagcatgatttgatgaagtagttacgagcgtttgtttctgtgaacgccaagaaattgcagtgcctccacgagtaaatacatatccagtttgggaacgtgccttgtgtggatcagataagtatccagcatcagcataaccaatcatACTtgaattagcatcttttgaatacaaaagtcccaagtctgtcgttcctcgtagataacggaatatatgtttaattccgttccagtgtctctttgttggatatgtgctaaatcttgccaacagatttacggcaaaagatatatcaggccttgtacaatttgtaaggtacataagggcaccgatggcacttagatatggtacttctggaccaagaatatcttcatcatcttcacatggacggaatggatccttttctatgtttaatgatctaacaaccattggagtacttaaaggatttgctttatccatattaaaacgtttaaggatcttttctgtataatttgtctggtgaacaaacattccacattctttttgttcaatttgtaaacccagacaatacttggtttttccaagatccttcatttcaaattcttccttcaagtatgacacaacttcttgaatttccttattcgttccaatgatgtttaaatcatcaacatatacagcaataattacgcatccggatgttgttttcttaatgaaaacacaagggcatattgaattatttacatatccctttttcatcaagtgatcacttagtcgattataccacattcgacctgattgctttaacccatataatgatctttgtaatttcacagaataacattccctgggttttgaactttgtgcttcaggcatcttaaatccttcagggattttcatatata containing:
- the LOC140807228 gene encoding U-box domain-containing protein 35-like isoform X1: MEGKKYNVVEGLDELPPLSDLVVAVALSGGKKDKYTVKWALEKFVPEQQMHFKLIHVRPKISRIPTPMGNYIPISGVRDDVAAAYRKDIESQVNEKLLPYKKICSQKKVHAEIEQIESDDVVSAISADILQHMINKLVIGVSSRPFFSRAQTLSSKISGGCPSFCTVYAVSKGKLASLRPSDSKSIRSMRDDGSDASCFTRNSSSSQTSFPIATNRVVVFSESTERSSSIGSMSQIRSSSLPVQRFQTSNKTSLRKRIPSSGVTHSISSSLAAVDERNDFSDGSDINEVSSQISSSRSSTLGTPPLDQASTCEASAENQANINFELEKLRIELRHVRGMYAMAQGEAIEASRKLNELHKRHSDEENTLKQVSLKEEELTKLARQEKERYEAAKREADYANERAEREAAERKLAEVRASREAREKENLENALMGSFYQYRKFTWEEIISATSTFSENLKLGNGAYGTVYKGIFHHITAAVKILHAKEASRTKQFLRELEILSQIRHPHLLILLGACPDHACLVYEFMENGNLEDRLLKKNNTPPLLWFDRYRIAWEVASALVFLHNSKPNAIIHRDLKPANILLDHNYVSKIGDVGLSEIVNEDSFSMSMNYKDTTLVGTLGYFDPEYQRTGQVSPKSDVYALGIVILQLLTAKPAKGLAHIVEVAMEKDRFIEVLDQVAGAWPIEETEHLARMALKCTELKGSDRPDLHDQVLPALEKLKEVVERARELALPCGPPPPNHFICPILKEIMTDPCVAADGYTYERIAIEAWLEKKNMSPKTNLPFPNKSLTPNYTLLSAIMEWKSGKYQIYSHITRQASFGRGFFS
- the LOC140807228 gene encoding U-box domain-containing protein 35-like isoform X2, giving the protein MEGKKYNVVEGLDELPPLSDLVVAVALSGGKKDKYTVKWALEKFVPEQQMHFKLIHVRPKISRIPTPMGNYIPISGVRDDVAAAYRKDIESQVNEKLLPYKKICSQKKVHAEIEQIESDDVVSAISADILQHMINKLVIGVSSRPFFSRAQTLSSKISGGCPSFCTVYAVSKGKLASLRPSDSKSIRSMRDDGSDASCFTRNSSSSQTKSTERSSSIGSMSQIRSSSLPVQRFQTSNKTSLRKRIPSSGVTHSISSSLAAVDERNDFSDGSDINEVSSQISSSRSSTLGTPPLDQASTCEASAENQANINFELEKLRIELRHVRGMYAMAQGEAIEASRKLNELHKRHSDEENTLKQVSLKEEELTKLARQEKERYEAAKREADYANERAEREAAERKLAEVRASREAREKENLENALMGSFYQYRKFTWEEIISATSTFSENLKLGNGAYGTVYKGIFHHITAAVKILHAKEASRTKQFLRELEILSQIRHPHLLILLGACPDHACLVYEFMENGNLEDRLLKKNNTPPLLWFDRYRIAWEVASALVFLHNSKPNAIIHRDLKPANILLDHNYVSKIGDVGLSEIVNEDSFSMSMNYKDTTLVGTLGYFDPEYQRTGQVSPKSDVYALGIVILQLLTAKPAKGLAHIVEVAMEKDRFIEVLDQVAGAWPIEETEHLARMALKCTELKGSDRPDLHDQVLPALEKLKEVVERARELALPCGPPPPNHFICPILKEIMTDPCVAADGYTYERIAIEAWLEKKNMSPKTNLPFPNKSLTPNYTLLSAIMEWKSGKYQIYSHITRQASFGRGFFS
- the LOC140807228 gene encoding U-box domain-containing protein 35-like isoform X3, with protein sequence MEGKKYNVVEGLDELPPLSDLVVAVALSGGKKDKYTVKWALEKFVPEQQMHFKLIHVRPKISRIPTPMGNYIPISGVRDDVAAAYRKDIESQVNEKLLPYKKICSQKKVHAEIEQIESDDVVSAISADILQHMINKLVIGVSSRPFFSRAQTLSSKISGGCPSFCTVYAVSKGKLASLRPSDSKSIRSMRDDGSDASCFTRNSSSSQTSFPIATNRVVVFSESTERSSSIGSMSQIRSSSLPVQRFQTSNKTSLRKRIPSSGVTHSISSSLAAVDERNDFSDGSDINEVSSQISSSRSSTLGTPPLDQASTCEASAENQANINFELEKLRIELRHVRGMYAMAQGEAIEASRKLNELHKRHSDEENTLKQVSLKEEELTKLARQEKERYEAAKREADYANERAEREAAERKLAEVRASREAREKENLENALMGSFYQYRKFTWEEIISATSTFSENLKLGNGAYGTVYKGIFHHITAAVKILHAKEASRTKQFLRELEILSQIRHPHLLILLGACPDHACLVYEFMENGNLEDRLLKKNNTPPLLWFDRYRIAWEVASALVFLHNSKPNAIIHRDLKPANILLDHNYVSKIGDVGLSEIVNEDSFSMSMNYKDTTLVGTLGYFDPEYQRTGQVSPKSDVYALGIVILQLLTAKPAKGLAHIVEVAMEKDRFIEVLDQVAGAWPIEETEHLARMALKCTELKGSDRPDLHDQVLPALEKLKEVVERARELALPCGPPPPNHFICPILKEIMTDPCVAADGYTYERIAIEAWLEKKNMSPKTNLPFPNKSLTPNYTLLSAIMEWKSGK